The Lysobacter sp. HDW10 genome window below encodes:
- a CDS encoding GspH/FimT family pseudopilin translates to MTARKKEYAMDGKQAGFTLIELCMTVVVVALLSGFAAPAFAGLMHRLRADTLLSAMTVDFATARVRAISKGTDVVVCPSQNGETCDLTTDWLQGWVSFEDRNHNRRRDADEAIVYVHQKGKTGGLSVRSTAGRKSIVYRPDGLSMGANLTVTYCVKSRIHAKLVVNNGGRARVERPQRESTCPA, encoded by the coding sequence ATGACCGCAAGGAAGAAGGAGTACGCCATGGATGGCAAGCAGGCCGGATTTACCTTGATTGAGCTGTGTATGACCGTGGTGGTCGTCGCCCTGCTATCGGGCTTTGCGGCACCTGCATTTGCGGGCTTGATGCACAGGTTGAGGGCAGACACATTGCTCTCCGCAATGACGGTGGATTTCGCGACAGCACGGGTACGCGCCATTTCGAAAGGCACCGACGTGGTGGTGTGCCCAAGTCAGAACGGCGAAACCTGTGACCTCACGACCGATTGGCTACAGGGCTGGGTGTCGTTTGAGGATCGAAACCACAATCGTCGTCGCGATGCTGACGAAGCCATCGTTTACGTCCACCAGAAGGGCAAGACGGGCGGTTTATCGGTTCGTTCGACGGCAGGTCGCAAATCGATCGTGTACCGCCCTGATGGTCTCAGCATGGGCGCGAATCTAACGGTGACTTACTGCGTGAAATCGCGTATTCATGCCAAATTGGTGGTCAACAACGGCGGGCGTGCTCGCGTCGAGCGTCCTCAGCGGGAAAGCACCTGTCCCGCTTGA
- a CDS encoding DEAD/DEAH box helicase, protein MNFDTLGLSPAILRALAEKNYNTATPIQQQAIPLVLSGHDVLGAAQTGTGKTAAFALPVLNRLSKTTPPAGPRKPRALILVPTRELAVQVADSFKKYGRHLRLNVNTLFGGVGMQPQVQQLRLGVDVLVACPGRLIDHLDRGSVKLDAIEMLVMDEADRMLDMGFLPAIKRIVNRLPKDRQTMMFSATFEARIKQLALEFMNNPKQVQVATQNAVAHTVTHRVHPVDGSRKKDLLVQILAERHNDQVLVFGKTKHGCNRLAEQLEKAGLPAVAIHGNKSQGARQKALSEFKSGKARILVATDVAARGLDIPDLPLVINHDLPMVAEDYVHRIGRTGRNGATGEALSLVCAEEGHLLKQIQRVLSADIVMEHVNGFTPSRAINLNAKAPKQAPRGPRPPRAAGATRSHGNTASPGGSYGKPKAQAHAGKPAGRPAGNRPPSRTHRQTPRG, encoded by the coding sequence ATGAATTTCGATACCCTCGGGCTTTCGCCCGCAATCCTGCGTGCGCTCGCAGAAAAAAATTACAACACTGCCACCCCGATCCAACAGCAGGCGATTCCGCTTGTATTGTCGGGGCACGATGTTTTGGGCGCCGCACAAACCGGCACCGGTAAGACCGCAGCCTTTGCGTTGCCGGTCTTGAACCGTTTGAGCAAAACCACACCGCCAGCCGGCCCGCGCAAGCCGCGCGCGCTGATTTTGGTGCCGACACGCGAATTGGCTGTCCAAGTGGCTGACAGCTTCAAGAAATACGGCCGTCATTTGCGCTTGAACGTGAATACCTTGTTCGGTGGCGTGGGCATGCAGCCGCAAGTCCAACAATTGCGTTTGGGCGTGGACGTGCTTGTCGCATGTCCGGGTCGTTTGATCGACCATCTCGATCGTGGCAGCGTCAAGCTGGACGCGATTGAAATGTTGGTGATGGACGAAGCCGATCGCATGCTCGACATGGGCTTTTTGCCGGCGATCAAGCGCATCGTCAACCGCTTGCCGAAAGATCGTCAAACAATGATGTTCTCGGCGACTTTCGAAGCGCGCATCAAGCAACTCGCTTTGGAGTTCATGAACAATCCGAAGCAAGTTCAAGTGGCCACGCAAAATGCCGTTGCACATACCGTGACCCACCGCGTGCATCCGGTCGATGGCTCGCGTAAGAAGGATCTACTTGTCCAGATTCTTGCCGAACGTCATAACGATCAAGTGCTCGTCTTCGGCAAGACCAAACATGGTTGCAATCGTTTGGCCGAACAACTCGAAAAGGCAGGCCTCCCGGCGGTCGCGATCCATGGCAACAAGAGCCAAGGCGCACGTCAAAAGGCACTATCCGAATTCAAGTCCGGCAAGGCGCGCATCCTGGTCGCTACCGACGTCGCAGCACGTGGACTCGACATTCCCGATCTGCCTTTGGTGATCAATCATGATCTCCCGATGGTCGCGGAAGATTACGTGCACCGCATCGGCCGTACCGGTCGCAACGGCGCCACCGGTGAAGCGCTGTCACTCGTGTGTGCGGAAGAAGGTCATTTGCTGAAGCAAATCCAACGCGTCCTGAGCGCGGACATCGTGATGGAACACGTCAACGGCTTTACGCCATCGCGTGCAATCAATCTCAATGCCAAGGCGCCGAAGCAAGCGCCGCGCGGCCCGCGTCCGCCACGTGCTGCAGGTGCGACCCGTTCGCATGGCAACACCGCTTCTCCGGGCGGTAGCTACGGCAAGCCGAAGGCGCAAGCCCATGCGGGCAAGCCGGCAGGTCGTCCGGCAGGCAATCGCCCGCCGTCGCGTACCCACCGTCAAACACCGCGCGGCTAA
- a CDS encoding type IV pilin protein: MMHSNRRVAGFTLVELMIVVAIIAILGAVAYPSYIEHVRKTRRAAAAGCMMEASQFMERYYTTNMTYLGGALPNLGCINEVSQYYTVGLNGAATATTFTVQGVPTGAQNDAKCGTLTIDQKGTKTKSGSASNVAQCF; the protein is encoded by the coding sequence ATGATGCATTCGAACCGTCGCGTTGCAGGCTTCACGCTGGTGGAATTGATGATCGTAGTTGCGATCATCGCCATCTTGGGTGCGGTCGCTTATCCGAGCTACATTGAGCACGTGCGCAAGACGCGTCGTGCGGCGGCAGCCGGTTGCATGATGGAAGCCAGCCAGTTCATGGAGCGCTACTACACCACCAACATGACCTACTTGGGCGGCGCGTTGCCAAACTTGGGTTGCATCAATGAAGTGTCGCAGTACTACACGGTCGGCTTGAACGGCGCAGCGACCGCGACGACGTTCACGGTCCAAGGCGTGCCGACGGGTGCACAAAATGACGCTAAGTGCGGCACCCTGACCATTGATCAGAAGGGCACCAAGACCAAGTCCGGGTCGGCATCAAACGTTGCACAGTGCTTCTGA
- the ccoO gene encoding cytochrome-c oxidase, cbb3-type subunit II → MSKQDKKSEHVAGTNAHQKIERNVGLLAVLITIAVSFGGLAEIVPMMFQAEAIKPLPGVKPYPALQLAGRDIYVREGCYNCHSQMVRTLRFESERYGQYSLAGESVYDRPFQWGSKRTGPDLARVGGRYSDEWHREHLKDPRSLVQESNMPSFPWLAENTLNAEQLQSHMRALKRLGDPYTDADIQNVPKALAGKTELDAVVAYLQGLGKARAQNRANDAAAAAAGAK, encoded by the coding sequence ATGAGCAAACAAGATAAAAAATCAGAGCACGTCGCCGGTACCAACGCGCACCAAAAGATCGAACGCAACGTCGGTTTGCTGGCGGTCCTGATCACCATCGCTGTGTCATTTGGTGGTTTGGCCGAAATCGTGCCGATGATGTTCCAAGCTGAAGCGATCAAACCGTTGCCAGGTGTAAAGCCCTATCCGGCGTTGCAGTTGGCAGGCCGCGACATTTATGTGCGCGAAGGTTGCTACAACTGTCACTCGCAAATGGTTCGCACCTTGCGTTTCGAAAGCGAACGCTACGGCCAATACTCATTGGCAGGTGAATCGGTCTATGACCGTCCGTTCCAATGGGGCAGCAAGCGCACAGGTCCTGACCTTGCACGTGTCGGTGGTCGTTATAGCGACGAATGGCACCGTGAACACTTGAAGGATCCGCGTTCGTTGGTGCAAGAATCCAACATGCCGTCCTTCCCGTGGTTGGCAGAAAACACCTTGAACGCCGAACAGTTGCAATCGCATATGCGCGCACTGAAGCGCTTGGGTGATCCCTACACCGACGCTGATATTCAAAATGTGCCGAAAGCGCTTGCGGGCAAGACCGAACTCGATGCGGTCGTGGCCTATCTGCAAGGGCTTGGCAAAGCACGTGCACAAAATCGCGCCAATGATGCAGCCGCCGCTGCGGCAGGTGCGAAATGA
- a CDS encoding alpha/beta hydrolase, which translates to MKSLPWILLAALLFAPALEAQSFGDRITRMRAASRQDRPVKTPPGTEAILNVAYGRDQAQRFDIWLPARARNAPVIFYVHGGGWANGGKDNPGIENKLAYWIPKGYAVVSTNYRLVPDADPVSQAKDVARALAVVQSRAREWQIDDSRVVLMGHSAGAHLVALLGADPRLLRESGAKRPLGVVSLDSGALNVPSLMSQRRVPQLYKNAFGDNPRYWAKSSPYDQLARNALPMLIVCSSTRHVPTSPCDEGRAFADKAQRLGVSMRVLPEAMDHGEINHDLGEPSAYTREVARTIAAWVN; encoded by the coding sequence ATGAAATCATTGCCCTGGATTTTGTTAGCCGCCCTACTCTTCGCGCCCGCCCTTGAGGCGCAGTCCTTTGGTGATCGCATCACGCGCATGCGCGCAGCAAGCCGACAGGATCGGCCCGTCAAAACGCCACCCGGTACCGAAGCCATTTTGAATGTCGCTTATGGCCGAGATCAGGCCCAGCGATTCGACATATGGTTGCCGGCACGTGCACGCAACGCACCCGTAATTTTTTATGTCCATGGCGGCGGATGGGCAAACGGGGGCAAGGACAACCCGGGCATTGAGAACAAGCTCGCGTATTGGATTCCCAAAGGCTATGCGGTCGTGTCTACGAACTACCGTTTGGTGCCAGACGCAGATCCCGTGTCACAAGCGAAAGATGTGGCACGTGCCTTGGCTGTTGTACAAAGTCGCGCGCGCGAATGGCAGATCGATGATTCAAGAGTGGTCTTGATGGGACATTCTGCGGGCGCACATCTGGTTGCACTACTCGGTGCAGATCCGCGCCTCCTGCGGGAATCGGGTGCGAAACGACCGCTTGGCGTGGTCTCTTTGGATAGCGGCGCACTGAATGTTCCAAGCTTGATGTCGCAACGCAGGGTGCCTCAGCTGTACAAGAATGCCTTCGGTGATAACCCGCGTTATTGGGCGAAGAGCTCGCCCTATGACCAGCTCGCGCGTAATGCGCTGCCCATGTTGATCGTGTGTTCAAGCACGCGGCATGTACCGACTTCGCCCTGTGATGAGGGGCGCGCATTCGCAGATAAAGCACAGCGTCTTGGCGTGTCCATGCGTGTGCTGCCTGAAGCCATGGATCACGGTGAAATCAATCATGATTTGGGCGAACCTTCGGCCTACACGCGAGAGGTGGCACGCACAATTGCTGCTTGGGTGAACTAA
- a CDS encoding cbb3-type cytochrome c oxidase subunit 3 — protein sequence MSPGALSGVISLVLLVLFVAGWFWVWSPKRREVFDAAARLPLEGSEGDAQ from the coding sequence ATGAGTCCGGGTGCACTGTCGGGCGTGATTTCCCTAGTCTTGCTGGTCTTATTTGTGGCCGGTTGGTTCTGGGTTTGGAGTCCCAAACGTCGCGAAGTATTTGATGCTGCGGCACGACTGCCGCTGGAAGGATCGGAAGGGGACGCACAATGA
- the ccoN gene encoding cytochrome-c oxidase, cbb3-type subunit I, producing MTNASAEAPVAATKNAAPLGYYNDKVVKQFAIATVIWGIVGMTVGLFIAAQLYWPTLGEGIPWLSYGRLRPLHTNAVIFAFGGCALFATSLDVVQRTCHTRVISDKLAAFVFWGWQAIIVAAAISLPLGYTQGKEYAELEWPIDIAIAIVWVAYAVLFFGTIAKRRVNHIYVANWFFGGYILAIALLHIVNNISMPAGGMKSYSAYAGAVDAMAQWWYGHNAVGFLLTAGFLGMMYYYVPKQAGRPIYSYRLSIVHFWALIAVYMWAGPHHLHYTALPDWAQSVGMVFSLILLAPSWGGAMNGILTLSGVWHKLRTDPILKFLIVAISFYMIATFEGPMMSIKTVNSLSHYTDWTVGHVHAGALGWVAMISIGSIYALIPKLVGKKEMHSVKLIDTHFWVHTIGVLLYIASMWIAGIMQGFMWRQTKADGTLTYSFAEALNATYPYYFVRAAGGLLVVAGMLLMAYNVWKTFAATKPVLNPVLQPDPSDARVA from the coding sequence ATGACAAATGCATCCGCTGAAGCACCCGTGGCAGCGACAAAAAACGCTGCGCCACTGGGCTATTACAACGACAAAGTCGTCAAACAATTCGCCATAGCCACTGTGATTTGGGGCATCGTCGGTATGACCGTCGGCCTGTTTATCGCCGCCCAGCTGTACTGGCCGACCTTGGGCGAGGGGATTCCGTGGTTATCGTATGGTCGACTGCGTCCCTTGCACACCAATGCGGTGATTTTTGCGTTTGGTGGGTGTGCGTTGTTCGCGACCAGTCTCGATGTGGTTCAGCGCACGTGTCATACGCGCGTAATTTCAGACAAGCTTGCGGCCTTTGTGTTCTGGGGCTGGCAAGCGATCATCGTTGCAGCCGCGATTTCTTTGCCATTGGGTTATACGCAAGGTAAGGAATACGCAGAGCTCGAATGGCCGATCGATATCGCCATTGCCATTGTTTGGGTGGCGTACGCCGTGCTGTTCTTCGGCACCATCGCCAAGCGTCGCGTGAACCATATTTACGTGGCGAACTGGTTCTTCGGTGGCTACATCCTGGCCATCGCATTGCTGCATATCGTGAACAACATTTCCATGCCGGCTGGCGGCATGAAGTCGTACTCCGCGTACGCCGGTGCCGTCGACGCCATGGCGCAATGGTGGTACGGCCATAACGCAGTCGGCTTCCTGCTGACGGCAGGCTTCCTCGGCATGATGTACTACTACGTGCCGAAACAAGCCGGTCGGCCGATCTATTCTTACCGCCTGTCGATCGTCCACTTCTGGGCATTGATCGCTGTGTACATGTGGGCAGGCCCGCACCATTTGCACTACACCGCGTTGCCAGATTGGGCGCAGTCCGTTGGCATGGTGTTCTCGCTGATCTTGCTCGCACCGAGCTGGGGCGGCGCAATGAACGGCATTCTGACCCTCTCCGGCGTGTGGCATAAATTGCGCACAGATCCGATTTTGAAATTCCTGATCGTGGCCATCAGCTTCTACATGATCGCGACCTTCGAAGGCCCGATGATGTCGATCAAGACGGTGAACTCGTTGTCGCACTACACCGATTGGACCGTGGGCCACGTTCACGCAGGTGCCTTGGGTTGGGTCGCAATGATTTCGATCGGTTCGATCTATGCCTTGATTCCGAAATTGGTCGGCAAGAAAGAAATGCATTCGGTGAAGCTCATCGATACGCACTTCTGGGTGCACACGATCGGCGTGTTGCTGTACATCGCTTCGATGTGGATCGCAGGCATCATGCAAGGTTTCATGTGGCGTCAAACGAAAGCCGACGGCACCTTGACCTACAGCTTTGCCGAAGCCTTGAATGCCACGTACCCGTATTACTTTGTCCGCGCAGCCGGCGGTTTGCTGGTGGTCGCAGGCATGCTGCTGATGGCCTACAACGTTTGGAAGACCTTCGCCGCGACGAAACCGGTACTGAACCCGGTGTTGCAACCCGATCCGTCGGACGCACGCGTGGCCTAA
- the uvrB gene encoding excinuclease ABC subunit UvrB: MSEDAGFQLYSPYQPAGEQPQAISRLIQGFESGLAHQTLLGVTGSGKTFTIANVVQAIQRPTLVMAHNKTLAAQLYGEFKSFFPKNAVEYFVSYYDYYQPEAYVPSSDTFIEKDSAINEHIEQMRLSATKSLLSRPDALIVATVSAIYGLGDPDDYLKLRLILAVGERIQQRALIQHLTELQYVRNDVELRRGTFRVRGEVIDVHPAESEEEALRIELFDGEVEGLSLFDPLTGAIKRKVRGYTIYPRTHYASTRESVLNAIETIKSELADRLAELTAQNKLLEAQRLAQRTRFDLEMMAEVGFCNGIENYSRHLTRRLEGEPPPTLFDYLPPDALLVVDESHVTVPQIGGMYRGDRARKETLVDFGFRLPSALDNRPLRFEEWEERAPRTIFVSATPGKYEIEKSGEEVVELVVRPTGLVDPEVEIRPVGTQVDDLLGEIKERVEMGDRVLVTTLTKRMSENLTEYLDEHGVRVRYLHSDIDTVERVEIIRDLRLGKFDVLVGINLLREGLDMPEVSLVAVLDADKEGFLRSASALIQTIGRAARNVRGKAILYADRITKSMQVALDETKRRREKQEAYNLEHGIVPKSVSKPIVDIMEGAREDAASARNAKGKGTRRVAEPEFDPRTLTPEALAKRIKALEQKMYQHARDLEFEEAASTRDQLRILREAELS; this comes from the coding sequence ATGTCAGAAGACGCAGGTTTTCAGCTCTATTCCCCCTATCAACCCGCAGGCGAGCAACCGCAAGCCATCAGTAGACTGATTCAGGGATTCGAATCGGGTCTCGCGCACCAAACATTGTTGGGCGTTACCGGGTCAGGCAAAACGTTCACGATCGCAAACGTGGTGCAGGCGATTCAGCGCCCCACGCTCGTCATGGCGCACAACAAGACATTGGCCGCGCAACTCTATGGTGAGTTCAAGTCGTTCTTTCCCAAGAATGCGGTGGAATATTTCGTCAGTTACTACGACTACTACCAGCCGGAAGCCTATGTGCCGTCGTCCGACACATTTATTGAGAAAGACAGCGCCATCAACGAGCACATCGAACAGATGCGTTTGTCTGCAACAAAATCATTGTTGTCGAGGCCGGATGCCCTGATCGTCGCAACTGTTTCTGCCATCTATGGTTTGGGCGATCCAGACGACTATTTGAAGTTGCGCTTGATTCTGGCCGTCGGTGAACGCATTCAACAGCGTGCGTTGATTCAACACCTCACCGAATTGCAGTACGTTCGCAATGATGTCGAACTGCGTCGCGGTACCTTCCGCGTACGCGGTGAAGTCATTGACGTGCATCCCGCGGAAAGTGAAGAAGAAGCCTTGCGCATTGAACTCTTTGATGGCGAGGTCGAAGGTTTGTCGCTGTTTGACCCGCTCACGGGCGCAATCAAACGCAAGGTGCGTGGCTACACGATTTATCCCAGAACGCACTACGCGAGTACGCGCGAAAGTGTATTGAACGCGATCGAAACCATTAAGAGTGAGTTGGCAGATCGGTTGGCAGAACTCACTGCGCAGAACAAATTGTTAGAAGCACAACGGTTGGCGCAACGAACGCGATTTGATTTGGAGATGATGGCAGAAGTGGGTTTCTGCAACGGCATCGAGAACTACTCTCGCCATCTCACGCGCAGGCTCGAGGGCGAGCCACCGCCCACGTTGTTTGACTACCTGCCGCCCGATGCACTCTTGGTCGTGGACGAATCGCACGTGACCGTGCCGCAAATCGGTGGGATGTATCGCGGCGACCGCGCACGAAAGGAAACGCTGGTGGATTTCGGGTTCCGCCTGCCTTCAGCGCTCGACAATCGTCCCTTGCGCTTTGAGGAATGGGAAGAGCGCGCACCCAGAACGATCTTCGTGTCCGCAACGCCCGGCAAGTATGAAATTGAAAAGAGTGGCGAAGAAGTCGTCGAACTCGTGGTGCGCCCGACGGGCTTGGTGGATCCGGAAGTTGAGATTCGACCGGTGGGAACACAAGTGGATGACCTCTTGGGTGAAATCAAAGAACGCGTAGAGATGGGTGACCGCGTGCTAGTGACGACACTCACCAAGCGCATGTCTGAAAACCTCACCGAATACTTGGATGAGCATGGCGTTCGCGTGCGCTATTTGCATTCCGATATCGATACGGTCGAGCGCGTGGAAATCATTCGTGATTTGCGACTTGGCAAGTTCGATGTGTTGGTCGGCATCAACCTTTTGCGCGAAGGTTTGGACATGCCCGAAGTGTCATTGGTGGCCGTGCTTGATGCAGATAAAGAAGGCTTCCTGCGCTCGGCCAGTGCGCTGATTCAAACGATTGGTCGTGCGGCGCGTAACGTCCGCGGCAAAGCCATCTTGTATGCAGACCGCATCACGAAATCCATGCAAGTTGCGCTGGATGAAACGAAGCGCCGTCGCGAAAAGCAAGAAGCCTACAACCTTGAACACGGCATCGTACCCAAGTCGGTGAGCAAGCCGATCGTCGATATCATGGAGGGGGCGCGTGAGGATGCGGCTTCCGCACGCAACGCAAAAGGAAAGGGCACACGCCGTGTGGCAGAGCCCGAATTCGATCCGCGGACACTCACACCTGAAGCCTTGGCAAAGCGAATCAAAGCGCTCGAGCAAAAGATGTACCAGCACGCGCGAGATCTCGAGTTCGAAGAGGCCGCAAGTACGCGAGATCAGTTGCGCATATTGAGAGAAGCTGAACTGAGTTGA
- a CDS encoding LysM and BON domain-containing protein yields the protein MSFIDFVKDAGEKIFKPGEAKAEGALQAALTDNGIDHSGMKIEVDGSTVTLSGQATDIMSKEKAVLIAGNVQGIDKVDDQLTVPVSNADFSDVQSSVETVQNIGSGGGGGEGWTSRTYTVEKGDTLSKISKEMYGDANKYNRIFEANKPMLKHPDKIYPGQVLRIPAED from the coding sequence ATGAGTTTTATTGATTTCGTGAAAGATGCGGGTGAAAAAATCTTCAAGCCAGGTGAAGCCAAAGCCGAAGGCGCGCTGCAAGCCGCACTGACCGACAATGGCATTGACCATTCAGGTATGAAGATCGAAGTGGACGGCTCGACGGTCACGCTGAGCGGACAAGCCACTGACATCATGAGCAAGGAAAAGGCCGTGCTGATTGCCGGCAATGTGCAAGGCATCGATAAGGTGGATGATCAGCTCACGGTGCCGGTGAGCAATGCCGATTTCAGCGACGTCCAGAGTTCCGTTGAGACGGTTCAAAACATCGGTTCCGGCGGTGGTGGTGGCGAGGGCTGGACCTCACGCACCTACACCGTGGAAAAGGGCGATACCTTGTCCAAGATTTCCAAGGAAATGTACGGCGATGCCAATAAGTACAACCGGATTTTCGAGGCCAATAAGCCGATGCTGAAGCACCCGGACAAGATTTATCCGGGTCAGGTACTGCGCATTCCGGCCGAAGACTAA
- the hemN gene encoding oxygen-independent coproporphyrinogen III oxidase gives MEDTPIRFDPELLRRYDTAGPRYTSYPTAPRFTDAFGQTELYAAIAQSNDEPIPRKLSLYVHVPFCESPCFYCGCNRIITRDKSKADLYLKRLYREFALLAEHFDQDREVVQLHFGGGTPNFLTPEQLNEVVALLRNQFNFSNASDRDISIELDPRFVKPDDIFKLAKAGFNRASLGVQDFDLAVQEAVNRVQSIEETRAIVDACRASGFESVNLDLIYGLPNQTVESFRKTLDEVLAIRPDRLAVYGYAHMPHLFKPQKQLDASLLPTAHTRLELLRCAIETLTAAGYVYIGMDHFALPGDSLAKAREAGTLHRNFMGYTTHANTDLIGFGVSAISKIGGTFSQNPRDLNDWELALDEDRLPVFRGMNLDKDDELRADLIQNLMCQGEVSLDALSKRHNIDGQRYFAEEIAQMAAFEADGLLHRDESGIHVTLKGRFFLRNIAMCFDRYLSKNVTLEKPTHSRSL, from the coding sequence ATGGAAGACACGCCAATACGCTTTGATCCCGAATTGCTCCGTCGCTATGACACGGCCGGTCCGCGTTATACCTCGTATCCGACGGCGCCAAGATTCACGGATGCATTCGGTCAGACCGAACTCTACGCGGCTATCGCGCAATCCAACGACGAACCGATTCCGCGAAAGCTATCGCTTTACGTCCACGTGCCATTCTGCGAATCACCGTGCTTCTACTGCGGCTGCAATCGCATCATCACGCGCGACAAGTCCAAGGCCGATCTCTACCTCAAACGACTCTATCGAGAGTTTGCGCTGTTGGCGGAACATTTCGATCAAGACAGGGAAGTGGTGCAGCTGCACTTCGGTGGCGGCACGCCCAATTTCTTGACACCCGAACAATTGAACGAAGTGGTGGCTTTGCTTCGCAACCAGTTCAACTTCTCGAACGCATCTGACCGCGATATTTCAATCGAGCTGGATCCGCGATTCGTCAAACCGGACGACATCTTCAAGCTGGCCAAGGCTGGATTCAATCGCGCGAGCTTAGGTGTCCAGGATTTTGATTTGGCCGTGCAAGAAGCGGTGAATCGCGTGCAATCCATTGAAGAAACGCGCGCCATTGTCGATGCGTGCCGCGCCTCCGGATTTGAGTCCGTGAACCTGGATTTGATCTACGGACTGCCCAATCAAACGGTCGAAAGTTTTCGCAAGACTTTGGATGAAGTCTTGGCGATTCGCCCCGATCGTTTGGCTGTGTACGGCTATGCGCATATGCCGCACTTGTTCAAGCCGCAAAAACAACTGGATGCAAGCTTGCTACCGACGGCGCACACACGATTGGAACTGTTGCGGTGTGCGATCGAAACCTTGACGGCCGCGGGCTACGTCTACATCGGCATGGATCACTTCGCTTTACCCGGCGATAGCCTTGCGAAGGCAAGAGAAGCGGGGACTTTGCACCGAAATTTCATGGGCTACACGACGCACGCCAATACAGACCTCATTGGCTTTGGTGTCAGCGCGATTAGCAAGATCGGCGGAACCTTCAGCCAAAACCCGCGTGATCTCAATGATTGGGAGCTCGCACTCGACGAAGATCGTTTGCCCGTCTTCCGAGGCATGAACTTGGACAAAGACGATGAGCTTCGTGCAGATTTGATTCAAAACTTGATGTGTCAAGGCGAAGTGTCGCTTGATGCGCTCTCCAAGCGACACAACATCGATGGACAGCGCTATTTCGCCGAAGAAATCGCGCAAATGGCCGCGTTTGAAGCGGATGGCCTCTTGCATCGTGATGAAAGTGGCATCCACGTCACGCTCAAAGGCCGCTTTTTCCTGCGCAACATTGCGATGTGTTTTGACCGGTATTTGAGCAAAAACGTGACGCTTGAAAAGCCAACGCATTCACGTTCACTTTGA